The candidate division WOR-3 bacterium genome includes a window with the following:
- a CDS encoding type II toxin-antitoxin system VapC family toxin: MIPRIYVDTSVVAGCLDPEFREHSERMRRAFAAGQLRAVISDITIAELNLAPASVRRLLAQPGFAEAQRVELDAEADALAEEYIRAAAVSESSRADAEHIAVATVQRVDILVSWNFRHIVRLSRIRAFNAVNLRLGYPALEIRSPLEVDYE, from the coding sequence ATGATTCCGCGAATCTACGTTGACACGTCAGTCGTCGCCGGCTGCCTCGACCCCGAGTTCCGGGAACACTCTGAGCGGATGCGTCGGGCGTTCGCTGCCGGGCAACTTCGGGCGGTGATTTCTGACATCACCATCGCCGAACTGAATCTCGCTCCGGCTTCGGTGCGCCGCCTTCTCGCGCAACCCGGCTTCGCCGAAGCCCAGCGGGTTGAACTCGACGCGGAGGCTGACGCACTGGCCGAGGAGTACATCCGCGCCGCTGCAGTGTCGGAGTCATCCCGTGCTGATGCCGAGCACATCGCTGTTGCCACGGTTCAACGCGTGGATATACTGGTGAGTTGGAACTTCCGGCACATCGTTCGGCTGAGTCGAATACGGGCGTTCAACGCCGTTAACCTGAGGCTCGGTTACCCGGCGCTCGAAATCCGTTCGCCTCTGGAAGTGGACTATGAATAG
- a CDS encoding PEGA domain-containing protein, whose product MERIRISRATSSRLQVGMMVLATAMLLVLSCDKDTTGTIQVNSTPTGAAISLDGVSTGCATNYSLANVAAGAHTVTLKLSGYEDFVQGVTVVAGQTSTITATLTQTHDYPSSLVETVPVGDGPFGVAVLPSGQYVYIANTYSDNVSVIRTSDNTVAATVPVGDGPACLAALPNGNSVYVANGSSGNISVIRTSDNTVVATVPAGSYPYSVAASAASDYVYVTNIYSESVSVIRTSDNTVVASVPVGSYPYGVTSLPNGDYVYVANHLSDNVSVIRTSDNTVVATIAVGQRPTCVTALPNGSYVYVTNASSDNVSVIRTSDNTVVSTVSVGDEPWFASSLPSSGYVYVTNSLSDNVSVIRTSDITVVATISVGDQPINVAASPDGSRVYITNELSDNVSILGY is encoded by the coding sequence ATGGAGCGAATTCGTATCTCTCGCGCCACCAGCAGTCGCCTGCAGGTCGGCATGATGGTACTGGCGACAGCAATGCTGTTGGTATTGTCCTGCGACAAGGACACTACCGGCACCATACAGGTGAACTCGACGCCAACAGGGGCAGCCATCAGCCTTGACGGCGTGTCAACCGGCTGCGCGACCAACTACTCGCTGGCCAACGTCGCTGCTGGCGCGCACACGGTCACGTTGAAGCTGAGCGGCTATGAAGACTTTGTACAAGGCGTCACCGTTGTCGCTGGTCAGACGTCCACAATTACGGCCACTCTAACACAAACTCACGACTACCCTAGCAGCCTTGTGGAGACTGTCCCCGTCGGAGACGGCCCTTTTGGCGTGGCTGTTCTGCCAAGTGGCCAGTACGTCTACATCGCCAACACCTATTCAGACAACGTCTCCGTGATTCGAACCTCGGACAACACGGTCGCGGCTACTGTTCCGGTCGGTGATGGGCCTGCATGCTTGGCCGCTCTGCCCAACGGCAATTCCGTCTACGTGGCAAACGGCAGCTCTGGCAATATATCGGTGATTCGAACATCAGACAACACGGTCGTAGCCACGGTACCGGCCGGAAGCTACCCGTACAGCGTTGCCGCTTCGGCTGCAAGTGACTATGTGTACGTCACCAACATCTACTCCGAGAGCGTGTCGGTGATTCGAACGTCGGACAACACGGTCGTGGCCTCCGTCCCGGTCGGAAGTTACCCCTACGGCGTGACGTCTCTACCCAATGGCGACTACGTCTACGTAGCCAACCACCTTTCCGATAACGTCTCGGTGATTCGAACGTCGGACAACACGGTAGTCGCGACCATCGCGGTCGGACAGAGACCTACTTGCGTAACGGCCCTGCCCAATGGCAGCTATGTTTACGTCACGAACGCGTCCTCCGACAATGTGTCGGTGATTCGAACGTCGGACAACACTGTCGTATCCACGGTCTCGGTCGGCGACGAACCTTGGTTCGCGTCCTCCTTGCCCTCTAGTGGCTATGTCTACGTCACAAACTCCCTCTCAGACAACGTCTCCGTGATTCGTACCTCGGACATCACTGTGGTGGCTACCATCTCGGTCGGGGACCAGCCTATCAACGTAGCCGCATCACCCGACGGTAGTCGGGTCTACATCACCAACGAGCTTTCCGACAACGTCTCCATACTGGGATACTAA